Proteins encoded in a region of the Methylosinus trichosporium OB3b genome:
- a CDS encoding XRE family transcriptional regulator codes for MREQMTLEELRKSRDLSQEEVAAALAVGQPAVAKLEKRADMRLSNLRRYVEALGGRLEITAHFGEESVVVDVGEEAV; via the coding sequence CTGCGGGAGCAGATGACGCTCGAGGAGCTGCGCAAATCACGCGACCTCTCGCAAGAGGAGGTCGCGGCGGCGCTCGCCGTGGGCCAGCCGGCCGTCGCGAAGCTCGAAAAGCGCGCCGACATGCGGCTGAGCAATCTGCGGCGCTATGTGGAGGCGCTCGGCGGAAGGCTCGAGATCACCGCGCATTTCGGGGAGGAGAGCGTGGTGGTGGATGTGGGGGAGGAGGCGGTGTAG